A single genomic interval of Homo sapiens chromosome 7, GRCh38.p14 Primary Assembly harbors:
- the ZNF138 gene encoding zinc finger protein 138 isoform 8 (isoform 8 is encoded by transcript variant 10): MKRHEMVVAKHSALCSRFAQDLWLEQNIKDSFQKVTLSRYGKYGHKNLQLRKGCKSVDECKGHQGGFNGLNQCLKITTSKIFQCNKYVKVMHKFSNSNRHKIRHTENKHFRCKECDKSLCMLSRLTQHKKIHTRENFYKCEECGKTFNWSTNLSKPKKIHTGEKPYKCEVCGKAFHQSSILTKHKIIRTGEKPYKCAHCGKAFKQSSHLTRHKIIHTEEKPYKCEQCGKVFKQSPTLTKHQIIYTGEEPYKCEECGKAFNLS; the protein is encoded by the coding sequence ctCTGTGTTCTCGTTTTGCCCAAGACCTTTGGCTAGAGCAGAACATAAAAGATTCTTTCCAAAAAGTGACACTGAGCAGATATGGAAAATATGGACATAAGAATTTACAGTTAAGAAAAGGCTGTAAAAGTGTGGATGAGTGTAAGGGACACCAAGGAGGTTTTAATGGACTTAACCAATGTTTGAAAATTACCACaagcaaaatatttcaatgtaataaatatgtaaaagtcatgcataaattttcaaattcaaatagaCACAAGATAAGACAtactgaaaataaacatttcagaTGTAAAGAATGTGACAAATCACTTTGCATGCTTTCACGCCTAActcaacataaaaaaattcataCTAGAGAGAATTTCTACAAATGTGAAGAGTGTGGAAAAACCTTTAACTGGTCCACAAACCTTTCTAAAcctaagaaaattcatactggagaaaaaccctacaaatgtgaagtaTGTGGAAAAGCCTTTCACCAATCCTCAatccttactaaacataagataattcgtactggagaaaaaccctatAAATGTGCACactgtggcaaagcctttaaacAGTCCTCACACCTTACtagacataagataattcatactgaagagaaaccctacaaatgtgaacaATGTGGCAAGGTCTTTAAGCAGTCCCCAACCCTTACTAAACATCAGATAATTTATACTGGAGAGGAACCATACAAATGTgaggaatgtggcaaagcttttaacctaTCTTAA
- the ZNF138 gene encoding zinc finger protein 138 isoform 4 (isoform 4 is encoded by transcript variant 4) — protein sequence MHKFSNSNRHKIRHTENKHFRCKECDKSLCMLSRLTQHKKIHTRENFYKCEECGKTFNWSTNLSKPKKIHTGEKPYKCEVCGKAFHQSSILTKHKIIRTGEKPYKCAHCGKAFKQSSHLTRHKIIHTEEKPYKCEQCGKVFKQSPTLTKHQIIYTGEEPYKCEECGKAFNLS from the coding sequence atgcataaattttcaaattcaaatagaCACAAGATAAGACAtactgaaaataaacatttcagaTGTAAAGAATGTGACAAATCACTTTGCATGCTTTCACGCCTAActcaacataaaaaaattcataCTAGAGAGAATTTCTACAAATGTGAAGAGTGTGGAAAAACCTTTAACTGGTCCACAAACCTTTCTAAAcctaagaaaattcatactggagaaaaaccctacaaatgtgaagtaTGTGGAAAAGCCTTTCACCAATCCTCAatccttactaaacataagataattcgtactggagaaaaaccctatAAATGTGCACactgtggcaaagcctttaaacAGTCCTCACACCTTACtagacataagataattcatactgaagagaaaccctacaaatgtgaacaATGTGGCAAGGTCTTTAAGCAGTCCCCAACCCTTACTAAACATCAGATAATTTATACTGGAGAGGAACCATACAAATGTgaggaatgtggcaaagcttttaacctaTCTTAA